The following is a genomic window from Bacillus sp. FJAT-52991.
TCGTTATGCTGTTGGTGAAGGAATCGAGAAGCGTCAAGATAACTTTGCTGAGGAAGTAATGAGCCAAGTAAAAAAATAATTCCTTACCATTGCTTCATCAGAAAGAATGTATGGAAAATTGGAAATCCCTTACCGCTTGTTGGTGAGGGATTTCATATAGAAGTTTCGGCAAAATCGTAATCAAAACCATTACATATGGAGGTCTACATGAGCGTTCCAAAGTATAAACGTGTTGTATTAAAGCTTAGTGGAGAGGCATTGGCAGGAGATGCTGGGTTTGGTATTAACCCTAAAGTCATTAAGTCCATTGCAGAACAAGTAAAAGAAATTGCAGAATTAGATGTGGAAGTAGCAGTTGTTGTTGGTGGTGGAAACATTTGGAGAGGGAAAATCGGTAGTGAAATGGGTATGGACCGTGCGACAGCTGATTACATGGGCATGTTAGCAACGGTGATGAATTCGATGGCTTTACAAGATAGTTTAGAGCAACTAGGTATTGAAACTCGTGTTCAAACATCCATTGAAATGCGCCAAGTGGCCGAACCTTACATCCGTCGTCGTGCTATTCGCCATTTAGAAAAGAAACGTGTCGTTATTTTTGCAGCAGGTACAGGAAATCCTTATTTCTCTACAGATACAACCGCTGCTTTAAGAGCTGCTGAAATTGAAGCAGAAGTGATTTTGATGGCAAAAAATAATGTAGACGGTGTATATTCTGCGGATCCACGTGTGGATAAAGAAGCGGTCAAATATAACGAGCTTTCCTATTTAGATGTGTTAAAAGAAGGATTAGCTGTAATGGATTCAACTGCTTCTTCTTTATGTATGGATAACGATATTCCGTTAATTGTGTTCTCTGTAATGGAAAGCGGAAATATTAAACGTGTTGTCATGGGAGATAATATTGGAACAATTGTTAGGGGGAAAGAATAATGCCAACTAAAGTAATGGAACAATTAAATGACAAAATGACAAAAGCAGTTCAAGCTTTTACAAGAGAGTTAGCTTCAATTCGTGCTGGTCGTGCGAGCGCCCAGTTATTAGATCGCGTGACAGTAGAGTATTACGGAGCGCCAACGCCAATTAACCAATTGGCTTCTGTCTCAGTGCCAGAAGCGAGACTGTTAGTGATTCAGCCTTATGATAAAACAGCACTTGGCGACATTGAAAAAGCGATTTTAAAATCAGATTTAGGGCTAACGCCATCCAATGATGGTTCAGTCATTCGTCTGGCTTTCCCTGCTTTAACAGAAGAGCGCCGTAAAGAATTGGCGAAGTTAGTAAAGAAAGAAGCAGAAGATGCAAAAGTCGCTATTCGCAATATTCGTCGCGATGCCAATGAAGACTTTAAAAAGCTTGAAAAAGCGGGCGAAATTACTGAGGATGCTCTACGTGGCCACACGGAAGATGTTCAAAAGGAAACCGATCAATTTATTACGAAAATTGACGAAATCGCCAAAGATAAAGAAAAAGAAATCATGGAAGTTTAACGATCATAACCCTCTTCTTTGTAAGGGGGTTTTCTTGTTTTTAAGAAGAAAAATGAAATACATAAAATTCTACAAAGTAATCATCGAGAGATTTTGGTATTATAATAGGTAGTGTTTTTTAATTACATTGATGAGGTTACATTTGGAGGATATTTTATGATCAACAAAAAGAAGTTGTGGGGAAAGAATGAAGTCCATCATACTGAAGATAAGATTGAACAAATCAAAAAAGATTCGGTTCCGGAACATATTGCCATTATCATGGATGGGAATGGCAGGTGGGCAAAGAAAAGAGCCCTTCCTAGAATTGCTGGTCATCATGAAGGGATGAAAACCGTTAGAAAAATAACGAGATTAGCCAATCGTCTAGGAGTTAAAACGTTAACTTTATACGCTTTTTCGACTGAAAATTGGAAACGTCCCAAACTGGAAGTAGATTTTTTGATGAAGCTTCCAGAAGAGTTTCTTAGTACGTTTTTGCCTGAATTGATTGATGAAAATGTTAGAGTAGAAATGATGGGGGACCGCCAGCAAATTCCTACGCACACATTACGTGCGGTCGACAAAGCCAGAAAAGACACTGAACAAAATGATGGCCTCATTTTAAACTTTGCTTTGAACTATGGGAGTAGAGCAGAGATATTAGATGCAGTGAAATGTATAATGCATGATGTCAAAAATGGTATACTAAAAGAAGATGAATTAAATGAAGAAGTCTTTTCCCGTTATTTAATGACGAAGCATTTAAACGATCCAGACTTACTGATTAGAACGAGTGGGGAAATACGCTTAAGTAATTTTATGCTTTGGCAGCTTGCCTACACAGAATTTTGGTTTTCTGATGTGCTGTGGCCTGACTTTAATGAAACCCACT
Proteins encoded in this region:
- the pyrH gene encoding UMP kinase, whose product is MSVPKYKRVVLKLSGEALAGDAGFGINPKVIKSIAEQVKEIAELDVEVAVVVGGGNIWRGKIGSEMGMDRATADYMGMLATVMNSMALQDSLEQLGIETRVQTSIEMRQVAEPYIRRRAIRHLEKKRVVIFAAGTGNPYFSTDTTAALRAAEIEAEVILMAKNNVDGVYSADPRVDKEAVKYNELSYLDVLKEGLAVMDSTASSLCMDNDIPLIVFSVMESGNIKRVVMGDNIGTIVRGKE
- a CDS encoding isoprenyl transferase encodes the protein MINKKKLWGKNEVHHTEDKIEQIKKDSVPEHIAIIMDGNGRWAKKRALPRIAGHHEGMKTVRKITRLANRLGVKTLTLYAFSTENWKRPKLEVDFLMKLPEEFLSTFLPELIDENVRVEMMGDRQQIPTHTLRAVDKARKDTEQNDGLILNFALNYGSRAEILDAVKCIMHDVKNGILKEDELNEEVFSRYLMTKHLNDPDLLIRTSGEIRLSNFMLWQLAYTEFWFSDVLWPDFNETHLLEAIESYQRRSRRFGGLQS
- the frr gene encoding ribosome recycling factor: MPTKVMEQLNDKMTKAVQAFTRELASIRAGRASAQLLDRVTVEYYGAPTPINQLASVSVPEARLLVIQPYDKTALGDIEKAILKSDLGLTPSNDGSVIRLAFPALTEERRKELAKLVKKEAEDAKVAIRNIRRDANEDFKKLEKAGEITEDALRGHTEDVQKETDQFITKIDEIAKDKEKEIMEV